From the Longimicrobium terrae genome, the window GCTGTGGGACGGCGGTGTGGCCGTGTGTACCCCGGATGCCCGCGCGGGGTCTGCGCGCGCACCAGGACGCCCGCAAGTATGGAAAGATCGCGCGTCGGGCGGCATGCGGCAATCAACCCGGCCGCGTGGGGAGATCCCGCACGCCGTACCACCCGGCTTTTCGTCCTCTCCGCCCGGCGTGAGCACGCCGGATTCCGGGACGGACGGAGACGTCTGGATTCCATATGCAACACAAGTGTTGCGCATCGACGGAGCCCTGATTATCATGTGCAACGTAAATGTTGCATGTGCGGCCGCACGGGCCGCCCGCCTCCACAGCCCGGGGATTGATCGATGACGATGAGCGCTCAGGAAACGCAGGCGCGGTCCAGCACGGACCGGATCGAAAAAGTGCTGACGATGCGCGCGCCGCGGTCCCGCGTGTGGCGCGCGGTGTCGACCGTGTCGGAGTTTTCCACCTGGTTCCGCGTCAAGCTGGACGGCGAGTTCGCCGAGGGCGCGACGCTGCAGGGAGACGTGTCCCACGCGGACGGCCGGTTCGCGTGCTCCATCGAAATGCAGATCGAGGCCGTGCAGCCCGAGCGCTACTTCGCCTACCGCTGGCACCCGTACCCCATCCCCGCCGGCGACTACTCGGCGGAGGCCATGACGCTGGTGGAGTTCACGCTGGAGGATGCGGAGGAAGGCACCCTGGTCACCATCGTGGAATCCGGGTTCGACGACATTCCGCTCGCCCGCCGCGCCGAAGCGTTCCGCATGAACGACGGCGGATGGACGGGGCAGATGAAGAACCTGG encodes:
- a CDS encoding SRPBCC family protein: MTMSAQETQARSSTDRIEKVLTMRAPRSRVWRAVSTVSEFSTWFRVKLDGEFAEGATLQGDVSHADGRFACSIEMQIEAVQPERYFAYRWHPYPIPAGDYSAEAMTLVEFTLEDAEEGTLVTIVESGFDDIPLARRAEAFRMNDGGWTGQMKNLARHVE